Proteins from a single region of Starkeya sp. ORNL1:
- a CDS encoding peptidoglycan-binding domain 1 protein → MAIPDGWVQAAVAITPGFEVKGDPYLGVSGDFDGMGISCGALQWNIGQNSLQPMVKAAGKTAVLGAMPTFGAAMWEACNSPISRGLSIVRSWQNGSALKPKAKAELRALMDTAKMRAQQDAKIGRVAQTAMDQAKAWNKNVEPGKRLFCWFFDLVTQNGGLDGLSRKEVTDFIAATGPQRTDDLICDFLKSQRGNSGHVRDARKNADAWRNKADGDKLEILAMSYLRSKTASSAWRHVVLNRKGTIAMGDGWVNSGAWDFSRFGL, encoded by the coding sequence ATGGCGATACCGGATGGATGGGTACAAGCCGCCGTCGCGATCACGCCGGGATTCGAGGTGAAGGGGGATCCTTATCTCGGGGTCTCGGGCGACTTCGACGGCATGGGGATCTCCTGCGGCGCGCTGCAATGGAATATCGGGCAGAACTCGCTGCAGCCCATGGTGAAGGCCGCCGGCAAGACGGCGGTGCTCGGCGCCATGCCCACTTTCGGTGCTGCGATGTGGGAGGCGTGCAATTCCCCGATCTCGCGCGGCCTCTCCATCGTGCGCAGCTGGCAGAACGGTTCGGCGCTGAAGCCCAAGGCCAAGGCGGAACTGCGCGCGCTCATGGACACCGCCAAGATGCGCGCCCAGCAGGACGCCAAGATTGGCCGAGTGGCGCAGACCGCGATGGATCAGGCCAAGGCCTGGAACAAGAATGTCGAGCCCGGCAAACGGCTGTTCTGCTGGTTCTTCGATCTGGTGACGCAGAATGGCGGACTCGACGGGCTATCCCGCAAGGAAGTGACCGATTTCATCGCGGCGACCGGGCCGCAGCGCACCGACGACCTGATCTGCGACTTCCTGAAATCCCAGCGGGGCAATAGCGGCCATGTGCGCGACGCCCGCAAAAATGCCGACGCCTGGCGCAACAAGGCGGACGGCGACAAGCTGGAGATCCTCGCCATGAGCTATCTGCGCTCCAAGACCGCTTCGAGCGCCTGGCGCCATGTCGTGCTCAATCGAAAAGGCACGATCGCCATGGGCGACGGCTGGGTGAATTCCGGCGCGTGGGACTTTTCGCGCTTCGGCTTGTAA
- a CDS encoding serine/threonine protein kinase has translation MTSGAFILDSVLKRDIFSTIERGIWRDATGEHPAVRRRYDDVKWWVKPLARSFARREARALRRAEGSGHTVPVYELAEGYLVRGFVDGVPLQLARPHGDLAWFRSARAGLREVHRRNIAHNDLAKQQNWLRAADGSAVLMDFQLAVCFRGRSKLFRIAAYEDIRHLLKHKRSYCPEALTPREKRILARKSVFNRVWMATGKKLYIFVTRRLLSYQDTEGRGPRAMQEGPRIAPEIAGFAGVRDVHITDFPTAGGSFGLYAFVEADPAVTAEALHAHVAGRLPGQLPPEHIQVVAALPRSADGTVRDDLLRLVALNQIDQMALLPKSDAEAAALEPIVRGRLNLTDRLRRGI, from the coding sequence GTGACATCAGGTGCGTTCATCCTGGATTCGGTGCTGAAGCGCGACATCTTCAGCACCATCGAGCGCGGCATCTGGCGCGATGCCACGGGTGAGCATCCGGCGGTGCGCCGGCGCTATGACGACGTGAAATGGTGGGTGAAGCCGCTCGCCCGCAGCTTCGCCCGGCGCGAGGCCAGGGCGTTGCGCCGCGCCGAGGGGTCCGGCCACACCGTGCCGGTCTATGAACTGGCCGAAGGCTATCTGGTCCGCGGCTTCGTCGACGGGGTGCCGCTGCAGCTGGCCCGTCCCCATGGCGACCTGGCCTGGTTCCGCTCGGCGCGGGCGGGCCTGCGCGAAGTGCACCGCCGCAACATCGCCCATAACGACCTCGCCAAGCAGCAGAACTGGCTGCGCGCGGCGGACGGCTCGGCGGTGCTGATGGATTTCCAGCTCGCGGTCTGCTTCCGGGGCCGCTCGAAGCTGTTCCGCATCGCCGCCTATGAAGACATCCGCCACCTCCTCAAGCACAAGCGCAGCTATTGCCCCGAGGCGCTGACGCCGCGCGAGAAGAGGATTCTCGCCCGCAAGAGCGTCTTCAACCGGGTGTGGATGGCGACCGGCAAGAAGCTCTACATCTTCGTCACCCGCCGCCTGCTGTCCTATCAGGACACCGAGGGCCGCGGCCCGCGCGCCATGCAGGAAGGCCCGCGCATCGCCCCCGAGATCGCCGGGTTCGCGGGCGTACGGGACGTGCACATCACCGATTTCCCCACCGCCGGCGGCAGTTTCGGCCTCTATGCCTTCGTGGAGGCGGACCCGGCGGTCACCGCCGAGGCGCTGCACGCTCATGTGGCGGGTCGACTGCCCGGCCAGCTTCCGCCCGAGCACATCCAGGTCGTCGCCGCCCTGCCACGCAGTGCGGACGGCACCGTGCGCGACGACTTGCTGCGCCTCGTCGCGCTCAACCAGATCGATCAGATGGCGCTCTTGCCGAAGTCCGACGCCGAGGCCGCGGCGCTGGAGCCGATTGTGCGCGGACGGCTGAACCTCACCGACCGCCTGCGGCGCGGGATCTGA
- the trmFO gene encoding methylenetetrahydrofolate--tRNA-(uracil(54)-C(5))-methyltransferase (FADH(2)-oxidizing) TrmFO, producing MTATMRPVHVIGGGLAGSEAAWQLARRSVPVVLHEMRPERGTDAHKTDGLAELVCSNSFRSDDSTSNAVGVLHAEMRRLGSLIMSCADRHQLPAGGALAVDRDGFSQAVTAALEASPLIEIARGEVAGLPPEDWDSVIVATGPLTSPALAEAVRARTDETALAFFDAIAPIVHFDSINMDIAWFQSRYDKPGPGGTGADYINCPMDKAQYEAFVAALIASDTVPFREFEAATPYFDGCLPIEVMASRGPETLRYGPMKPVGLTNPRSPDVKSHAIVQLRQDNALGTLFNIVGFQTKARHAEQVRIFRMIPGLENAEFARLGGLHRNTYLNSPKLLDGTLRLKAEPRLRFAGQITGCEGYVESASMGLLAGLFAAAERRGEALTPPPSTTAHGALLGHITGGHIETVEAGPRSFQPMNINFGLFPPLDAVPTRDAEGNRLRGNSKTVAKKQEMARRALRDMDAYATNIAGVPHEAAA from the coding sequence ATGACAGCAACGATGCGCCCGGTTCATGTGATCGGTGGGGGGCTTGCGGGCTCGGAAGCGGCCTGGCAGCTCGCCCGGCGCAGCGTGCCTGTGGTGCTGCACGAGATGCGGCCCGAACGCGGCACCGACGCCCACAAGACCGACGGGCTCGCCGAGTTGGTCTGCTCCAATTCCTTCCGCTCCGATGATTCGACGTCGAATGCAGTCGGCGTGCTGCACGCCGAGATGCGCCGGCTCGGCTCCCTGATCATGAGCTGCGCCGATCGCCACCAATTGCCCGCCGGTGGCGCATTGGCCGTGGATCGCGACGGCTTCTCGCAGGCGGTGACCGCCGCGCTCGAAGCTTCCCCGCTGATCGAGATCGCCCGCGGCGAGGTCGCCGGCCTGCCGCCGGAGGACTGGGACAGCGTGATCGTGGCCACCGGCCCCCTCACCTCGCCCGCGCTCGCCGAGGCCGTCCGCGCCCGCACCGATGAGACCGCGCTCGCCTTTTTCGATGCCATCGCGCCGATCGTGCATTTCGATTCGATCAATATGGACATCGCCTGGTTCCAGTCGCGCTACGACAAGCCGGGACCGGGCGGCACCGGCGCCGACTACATCAATTGCCCGATGGACAAGGCGCAGTACGAGGCCTTCGTTGCCGCCCTGATCGCCAGCGACACCGTGCCGTTCCGCGAATTCGAAGCCGCCACGCCTTATTTCGACGGCTGCCTGCCGATCGAGGTGATGGCCTCGCGCGGGCCCGAGACGCTGCGCTACGGCCCGATGAAGCCGGTCGGCCTGACCAATCCGCGCTCGCCGGACGTGAAGTCGCACGCCATCGTCCAGCTACGGCAGGACAACGCGCTGGGCACGCTGTTCAACATTGTCGGCTTCCAGACCAAGGCCCGCCATGCCGAACAGGTGCGCATTTTCCGCATGATCCCGGGACTGGAGAATGCCGAGTTCGCCCGGCTAGGCGGCCTGCACCGCAACACTTATCTCAATTCGCCGAAGCTGCTCGACGGCACTCTGCGCCTGAAAGCCGAGCCGCGACTGCGCTTCGCCGGCCAGATCACCGGCTGCGAGGGCTATGTGGAGAGTGCGTCGATGGGCCTGCTCGCCGGCCTGTTCGCCGCTGCCGAGCGTCGCGGCGAGGCGCTCACTCCGCCGCCATCGACCACAGCGCATGGCGCACTGCTCGGCCACATCACCGGTGGACATATCGAGACTGTGGAAGCGGGTCCGCGTTCCTTCCAGCCCATGAACATCAATTTCGGCCTGTTCCCGCCGCTCGACGCGGTGCCGACCCGCGATGCCGAAGGCAATCGCCTGCGCGGCAACTCCAAGACGGTCGCCAAGAAGCAGGAAATGGCGCGCCGCGCGCTGCGCGATATGGATGCCTATGCGACCAATATCGCCGGCGTTCCGCACGAGGCCGCCGCGTGA